Proteins co-encoded in one Prescottella sp. R16 genomic window:
- a CDS encoding MFS transporter: MTSTLPTRELSTPVVSSTVRRRAMFALAMGGFGIGTTEFVAMGLLPQIAGGLGVSEPTAGHVITAYALGVVVGAPLIAALTARTPRKVLLIALMVAFTLGNAAAIVAPNYGGLMVARFVAGLPHGAYFGVASLVAAHLAARGQRAKAVATVMAGLAVANVIGVPVAAWIGQHLGWRSAFAVVAVIGTATVLAICAWVPPLQDLRTSDPRTELGALRRGQVWLTLIVGTVGFGGMFAVYTYVASTMTEVAGLPMTLVPVVLMVYGLGMVAGNVLGGVLADRALTRGLFTVLAALVVVLAVFAVAARNPYTALPVLFLIAVAGSALVPGLQTRLMDVAADAQTLAAALNHSALNIANAFGAWIGGVVIAAGFGYTAPALVGAGLAAAGLAVLALAVATARRR; encoded by the coding sequence TTGACCAGCACGCTCCCCACCAGGGAACTTTCGACCCCTGTCGTCTCGTCCACCGTCCGCCGCCGGGCGATGTTCGCGCTCGCGATGGGCGGCTTCGGTATCGGTACCACCGAATTCGTGGCGATGGGACTGCTGCCGCAGATCGCCGGCGGCCTCGGCGTCTCCGAACCGACCGCCGGTCACGTCATCACCGCGTACGCGCTCGGTGTCGTCGTCGGCGCACCGCTCATCGCGGCCCTGACCGCCCGCACCCCCCGCAAGGTGCTGCTCATCGCACTCATGGTGGCGTTCACCCTCGGGAACGCGGCCGCGATCGTCGCCCCGAACTACGGCGGGCTGATGGTCGCCCGTTTCGTGGCCGGTCTACCGCACGGAGCCTACTTCGGGGTCGCGTCGCTCGTCGCCGCGCACCTCGCGGCCCGCGGGCAGCGTGCCAAGGCCGTCGCGACGGTGATGGCCGGTCTCGCCGTCGCCAACGTGATCGGAGTGCCGGTCGCCGCCTGGATCGGCCAGCACCTCGGCTGGCGCAGCGCGTTCGCCGTCGTCGCCGTCATCGGCACGGCGACCGTGCTCGCGATCTGCGCGTGGGTGCCGCCGCTGCAGGATCTGCGCACCAGCGATCCACGCACCGAACTCGGTGCCCTGCGACGCGGTCAGGTGTGGCTGACGCTGATCGTGGGCACCGTCGGCTTCGGCGGCATGTTCGCCGTCTACACGTACGTCGCGTCGACGATGACGGAGGTGGCGGGGCTGCCGATGACGCTCGTCCCGGTCGTCCTCATGGTCTACGGGCTCGGCATGGTCGCCGGCAACGTGCTCGGCGGGGTGCTCGCCGACCGGGCCCTCACCCGCGGCCTGTTCACGGTCCTCGCCGCACTCGTCGTCGTCCTGGCGGTGTTCGCGGTCGCCGCCCGCAACCCGTACACCGCACTGCCCGTGCTGTTCCTCATCGCCGTCGCCGGATCGGCGCTCGTCCCGGGCCTGCAGACACGGCTCATGGACGTCGCCGCCGACGCCCAGACCCTCGCCGCGGCCCTCAACCACTCGGCCCTCAACATCGCCAACGCGTTCGGCGCGTGGATCGGGGGTGTCGTCATCGCCGCCGGCTTCGGCTACACCGCCCCCGCCCTCGTCGGTGCCGGGCTGGCCGCGGCAGGCCTGGCGGTGCTGGCGCTCGCCGTCGCCACGGCCCGCCGTCGGTGA
- a CDS encoding ribonuclease domain-containing protein — protein sequence MAAPKSKNPIVALLVALAGLAVAVFVGTTQIGGDTDTAAATTTTTSVTASSAPKPAVPKTTSPKTTAPVDSTIPQAVWATLAAVDAGRWPPSDAPGTQGGRTFGNHEGRLPASNDGQKVRYQEWDVNRKQPGRGRDAERIVTGSDGSAWYTDDHYETFTRMR from the coding sequence ATGGCCGCACCGAAATCGAAGAACCCGATCGTCGCGCTGCTGGTGGCCCTCGCGGGCCTGGCGGTCGCGGTGTTCGTCGGCACCACCCAGATCGGTGGGGACACCGATACGGCGGCCGCCACGACCACCACCACGAGTGTCACGGCGTCGTCCGCTCCGAAACCTGCGGTACCGAAGACCACGTCACCGAAGACCACGGCGCCCGTGGACTCCACGATCCCGCAGGCCGTGTGGGCAACGCTCGCGGCGGTCGACGCCGGGCGCTGGCCGCCGTCCGACGCCCCCGGCACCCAGGGCGGCCGCACGTTCGGCAACCACGAGGGGCGGCTGCCCGCGTCGAACGACGGGCAGAAGGTTCGCTACCAGGAGTGGGACGTCAACCGGAAGCAGCCGGGCCGCGGCCGTGACGCCGAGCGCATCGTCACCGGCAGCGACGGTTCCGCGTGGTACACCGACGACCACTACGAGACGTTCACGAGGATGCGCTGA
- a CDS encoding succinate dehydrogenase hydrophobic membrane anchor subunit, translating into MTTEAKTLGKTYDRPASLDAPRSPRRQAKNNFELYAWLFMRFSGLALIILVLGHLFIMLMLDDGVHRINFAFVAGRWSSPFWQMWDLTMLWLAQLHGGNGLRTVIADYSRKDSTRFWLNTILVVSMILIMALGTYVIFTFDPNISAS; encoded by the coding sequence ATGACGACGGAAGCCAAGACTCTCGGCAAGACGTACGATCGCCCGGCCAGCCTGGATGCGCCGCGCTCGCCGCGCCGCCAGGCCAAGAACAACTTCGAGCTCTACGCATGGCTGTTCATGCGTTTCTCGGGCCTGGCCCTGATCATCCTGGTCCTCGGCCATCTGTTCATCATGCTGATGCTCGACGACGGCGTGCACCGCATCAACTTCGCGTTCGTCGCGGGTCGCTGGTCCAGCCCGTTCTGGCAGATGTGGGACCTGACCATGCTCTGGCTCGCCCAGCTGCACGGCGGTAACGGCCTGCGCACGGTGATCGCGGACTACTCGCGCAAGGACTCCACCCGGTTCTGGCTCAACACGATCCTGGTCGTGTCGATGATCCTGATCATGGCTCTGGGTACCTACGTCATCTTCACCTTCGACCCCAACATCTCGGCGAGCTAG
- a CDS encoding D-alanyl-D-alanine carboxypeptidase family protein, with protein sequence MTALPKPVRQRTLPAAIVTMATSALVLCATVTTAPPAAAQPPPPAGTTTTTPPFSTPNTDACPHREVPPPAIDLSEVPRPGETAPAPVPVPADPVGGDALGACGLVTAPGTPPLPADISATGWTVSDLDTGEVLAAKDPHGRYRPASTIKVLLALVALDELDLDTTVTADATAAHMEGSSAGLGVGGTYTNLQLMQGLVLRSGNDTAQALAEQLGGEQATIDKMNAKAAALGALDTRTASVSGLDGPGMSTSPYDLALFFRAALANPVFRQLISTHEVLFPGHPADPAIPDDKPVDPYPIYNDNQLLANYPGALGGKTGYTDDARQTFVGAAERDGRRLAVTLTAADVRPIRPWEQVARLLDYGYALPPGTSVGTLVDGPPAVAPSTVAVAGPDTSGPGGMDLASGSDLPNKEVAARVAVGLVGTGVVVGLLAWARALSRRRRRH encoded by the coding sequence ATGACTGCACTCCCGAAGCCGGTGCGGCAGCGGACCCTCCCCGCGGCAATCGTCACCATGGCGACCTCCGCCCTCGTCCTCTGCGCAACCGTCACGACTGCTCCTCCCGCGGCCGCACAGCCGCCGCCACCAGCGGGCACCACGACCACCACTCCCCCTTTCAGCACCCCGAACACCGACGCGTGCCCGCACCGGGAGGTGCCGCCACCGGCGATCGACCTGTCGGAGGTGCCGCGGCCCGGTGAGACCGCGCCCGCGCCCGTCCCGGTGCCGGCGGACCCTGTCGGCGGCGACGCGCTCGGGGCCTGCGGTCTCGTCACCGCCCCCGGCACCCCTCCCCTGCCCGCCGACATCTCGGCGACCGGCTGGACCGTCTCCGACCTCGACACCGGAGAGGTGCTGGCCGCGAAGGACCCGCACGGCCGCTACCGCCCGGCCAGCACCATCAAGGTGCTGTTGGCGCTCGTCGCGCTCGACGAACTGGACCTGGACACCACCGTCACCGCCGACGCGACCGCCGCCCACATGGAAGGCAGTTCCGCCGGGCTCGGCGTCGGGGGCACGTACACCAATCTGCAACTGATGCAGGGGCTCGTGCTGCGCTCCGGCAACGACACCGCGCAGGCACTCGCGGAGCAGCTCGGCGGCGAGCAGGCCACGATCGACAAGATGAACGCGAAGGCCGCGGCGCTGGGCGCGCTGGACACCCGGACGGCGTCCGTGTCGGGTCTGGACGGCCCGGGCATGTCGACGTCGCCCTACGATCTGGCGCTGTTCTTCCGGGCTGCGCTGGCGAACCCGGTTTTCCGGCAGCTGATCTCGACGCACGAAGTGCTGTTCCCGGGGCATCCGGCCGATCCGGCGATTCCCGACGACAAGCCCGTCGATCCGTACCCGATCTACAACGACAACCAGCTGCTGGCGAACTATCCGGGCGCGCTCGGCGGCAAGACCGGCTACACCGACGACGCCCGGCAGACGTTCGTGGGTGCCGCCGAACGGGACGGCCGTCGTCTCGCGGTGACGCTCACGGCCGCCGACGTGCGGCCGATCCGGCCGTGGGAGCAGGTGGCGCGACTCCTCGACTACGGCTACGCCCTCCCTCCCGGGACGTCGGTGGGCACCCTCGTCGACGGTCCACCCGCGGTGGCGCCGTCGACGGTCGCGGTCGCCGGACCGGACACCAGCGGGCCCGGCGGGATGGATCTGGCGTCCGGGTCGGATCTGCCGAACAAGGAGGTCGCCGCCCGGGTCGCGGTCGGGCTCGTCGGCACCGGTGTGGTGGTGGGGCTGCTGGCGTGGGCGCGGGCCCTGAGTCGCCGCCGCCGACGGCACTGA
- the sdhA gene encoding succinate dehydrogenase flavoprotein subunit, protein MQEHRYDVVIVGAGGAGMRAAIEAGPRARTAVLTKLYPTRSHTGAAQGGMCAALANVEEDNWEWHTFDTVKGGDYLADQDAVEIMAKEAIDAVLDLEKMGLPFNRTPEGKIDQRRFGGHTRDHGKAPVRRACYAADRTGHMILQTLYQNCVKHDVEFFNEFYALDIALTETENGPVATGVVAYELATGELHVFHAKSIVFATGGSGRMYKTTSNAHTLTGDGMGIIFRKGLPLEDMEFHQFHPTGLAGLGILISEAVRGEGGILRNVDGERFMERYAPTIKDLAPRDIVARSMVLEVLEGRGAGPNKDYVYIDVTHLGEDVLEEKLPDITEFARTYLGVDPVTELVPVYPTCHYVMGGIPTNVEGEVLRNNEDIVPGLYAAGECACVSVHGANRLGTNSLLDINVFGRRAGIAAAAHAEKTDFVPLPENPAKMVEEWLALMLSDHGHERVADIRTELQQTMDNNASVFRTEETLTNALKDIRALKERYNHVSVQDKGKRYNSDLLEAVELGFLLEMAEVTVVGALNRKESRGGHAREDYPDRNDAEYMQHTMAYKVGTDLISDIRLDYKPVVQTRYEPMERKY, encoded by the coding sequence ATGCAGGAACATCGTTATGACGTCGTCATCGTAGGTGCCGGTGGCGCCGGGATGCGCGCGGCCATCGAGGCCGGCCCCCGCGCTCGCACCGCGGTCCTGACCAAGCTGTACCCGACGCGCTCGCACACCGGTGCAGCTCAGGGCGGCATGTGTGCGGCACTCGCCAACGTCGAGGAAGACAACTGGGAGTGGCACACCTTCGACACCGTCAAGGGCGGCGACTACCTCGCCGACCAGGACGCCGTCGAGATCATGGCCAAGGAAGCCATCGACGCGGTCCTCGACCTCGAGAAGATGGGTCTCCCCTTCAACCGCACGCCCGAGGGCAAGATCGACCAGCGTCGATTCGGCGGCCACACCCGCGATCACGGTAAGGCCCCGGTTCGCCGCGCCTGCTACGCCGCCGACCGCACCGGCCACATGATTCTGCAGACGCTGTACCAGAACTGCGTCAAGCACGACGTCGAGTTCTTCAACGAGTTCTACGCGCTCGACATCGCGCTGACCGAGACCGAGAACGGGCCCGTCGCCACCGGCGTCGTCGCCTACGAGCTCGCCACCGGCGAACTGCACGTCTTCCACGCGAAGTCGATCGTCTTCGCCACGGGCGGCTCGGGCCGCATGTACAAGACGACGTCCAACGCGCACACCCTCACCGGTGACGGCATGGGCATCATCTTCCGCAAGGGCCTGCCGCTCGAGGACATGGAGTTCCACCAGTTCCATCCGACGGGACTCGCCGGCCTCGGCATCCTCATCTCGGAGGCCGTCCGCGGCGAGGGTGGCATTCTCCGCAACGTCGACGGCGAGCGCTTCATGGAGCGCTACGCCCCCACCATCAAGGACCTCGCGCCGCGCGACATCGTCGCCCGCTCGATGGTGCTCGAGGTGCTCGAAGGCCGTGGTGCCGGTCCGAACAAGGACTACGTCTACATCGACGTCACCCACCTCGGCGAGGACGTGCTCGAGGAGAAGCTCCCCGACATCACCGAGTTCGCCCGCACCTACCTGGGTGTCGACCCGGTCACCGAGCTCGTCCCGGTGTACCCCACCTGCCACTACGTGATGGGCGGCATCCCGACCAACGTCGAGGGCGAGGTGCTGCGGAACAACGAGGACATCGTTCCCGGCCTGTACGCCGCCGGCGAGTGCGCCTGCGTCTCGGTGCACGGCGCGAACCGTCTGGGCACCAACTCGCTGCTCGACATCAACGTCTTCGGTCGCCGCGCCGGCATCGCCGCCGCAGCGCACGCCGAGAAGACGGACTTCGTGCCTCTGCCCGAGAACCCGGCCAAGATGGTCGAGGAGTGGCTGGCTCTGATGCTCTCCGACCACGGCCACGAGCGGGTCGCGGACATCCGCACCGAGCTGCAGCAGACCATGGACAACAACGCGTCCGTGTTCCGCACCGAGGAGACCCTGACCAACGCGCTCAAGGACATCCGTGCCCTCAAGGAGCGCTACAACCACGTCTCCGTGCAGGACAAGGGCAAGCGCTACAACAGCGACCTGCTCGAGGCCGTCGAGCTGGGCTTCCTGCTCGAGATGGCCGAGGTCACCGTCGTCGGCGCGCTCAACCGCAAGGAGTCGCGCGGCGGCCACGCCCGCGAGGACTACCCGGATCGCAACGACGCCGAGTACATGCAGCACACGATGGCGTACAAGGTGGGCACGGACCTGATCTCCGACATCCGTCTGGACTACAAGCCGGTTGTCCAGACCCGCTACGAGCCGATGGAGCGTAAGTACTGA
- a CDS encoding barstar family protein yields MPSVPVFPPGLSLLVADPRRTAGIEEALRDTGHPVRHVRGRRMPTVAALFDEFAAALQFPYYFGRNKDAFDECFGEIGDTVGAGAVIVVLDADVLLAEQPEQLPWFVAAASDTAAAVVLQARPGHADPVVARFAAAGADLPRSVDPGA; encoded by the coding sequence ATGCCGTCCGTGCCGGTGTTCCCGCCGGGCCTGTCGCTGCTGGTCGCCGATCCGCGTCGCACGGCCGGGATCGAGGAGGCGCTGCGCGACACCGGCCACCCGGTGCGGCACGTGCGGGGACGGCGGATGCCGACGGTCGCGGCCCTGTTCGACGAGTTCGCGGCCGCCCTGCAGTTCCCGTACTACTTCGGCCGCAACAAGGACGCGTTCGACGAGTGTTTCGGCGAGATCGGTGACACCGTCGGAGCGGGGGCCGTGATCGTCGTCCTCGACGCCGACGTCCTGCTGGCCGAGCAGCCGGAACAGCTGCCGTGGTTCGTGGCCGCCGCCTCGGACACGGCCGCCGCGGTGGTCCTGCAGGCGCGGCCCGGGCACGCGGACCCGGTGGTGGCGCGGTTCGCCGCGGCCGGTGCCGACCTGCCTCGCAGCGTCGATCCCGGCGCGTGA
- the trpS gene encoding tryptophan--tRNA ligase, with protein MSSTAETPEVSPETNPAAPAKAKPRVLSGIQPTSDSFHLGNFLGALQQWVPLQDDFDAFYFIPDLHAITVPQEPKELRNRTLRAAAQLLALGIDPERSTLFVQSQVPEHAELAWVLNCLTGFGEAARMTQFKDKSAKQGSEHASVGLFTYPVLMAADILLYRPQRVPVGEDQRQHLELARDLAGRFNSRYGKTFVVPEAQIIKGTAKIYDLQDPRAKMSKSAATPAGLINLLDDPKVSAKKIRSAVTDNDREIRFDPETKPGVSNLLTIQSALSGTSIDALVAGYEGRGYGDLKADTAEVLTEFVTPLKAKVDGYLADRAELDRILAAGADRARDVAARTLGQVYDKVGFLTTRR; from the coding sequence ATGTCGAGCACTGCAGAAACTCCTGAGGTATCCCCCGAGACGAATCCGGCAGCACCGGCGAAGGCGAAGCCGCGCGTCCTGTCGGGTATCCAGCCCACCTCCGACTCGTTCCATCTCGGGAACTTCCTGGGGGCGCTGCAGCAGTGGGTGCCTCTGCAGGACGACTTCGACGCCTTCTACTTCATCCCCGACCTGCACGCCATCACGGTGCCGCAGGAACCGAAGGAGCTGCGCAACCGGACGCTGCGGGCGGCCGCACAGCTGCTCGCGCTCGGTATCGACCCGGAGCGGTCGACGCTGTTCGTGCAGAGCCAGGTGCCCGAGCACGCCGAGCTGGCGTGGGTCCTCAACTGCCTCACCGGGTTCGGTGAGGCCGCCCGCATGACCCAGTTCAAGGACAAGTCCGCGAAGCAGGGCAGCGAGCATGCGAGTGTCGGCCTGTTCACCTACCCGGTCCTGATGGCCGCCGACATCCTGCTCTACCGCCCGCAGCGGGTGCCGGTGGGCGAGGACCAGCGTCAGCACCTCGAACTGGCCCGTGACCTCGCCGGCCGGTTCAATTCCCGCTACGGCAAGACGTTCGTCGTCCCCGAGGCGCAGATCATCAAGGGCACCGCCAAGATCTACGACCTGCAGGATCCGCGGGCGAAGATGAGCAAGTCCGCCGCCACCCCGGCCGGTCTGATCAACCTGCTCGACGACCCGAAGGTGTCGGCGAAGAAGATCAGGTCCGCGGTCACCGACAACGACCGCGAGATCCGGTTCGATCCCGAGACCAAGCCGGGTGTGAGCAACCTGCTGACCATCCAGTCGGCACTGTCGGGGACGAGTATCGACGCTCTCGTGGCCGGCTACGAGGGCCGCGGCTACGGCGACCTCAAGGCGGACACCGCCGAGGTGCTGACCGAGTTCGTCACCCCGCTCAAGGCGAAGGTCGACGGCTACCTCGCCGACCGCGCCGAACTCGACCGCATCCTCGCCGCAGGCGCCGACCGGGCCCGTGACGTCGCTGCCCGGACGCTCGGCCAGGTCTATGACAAGGTGGGATTCCTCACGACCAGGAGGTAA
- a CDS encoding succinate dehydrogenase iron-sulfur subunit, translating into MSAPVMDKDAPALPPVPEGAVMVTLKIARMNPEDGQGSHWDSFQVPALPTDRLLNLLLYVKGYLDGTLTFRRSCAHGVCGSDAMRVNGVNRLACKILMKDLLPANGQPVTITIEPIKGLPVEKDLVVDMEPFFDAFRAVKPFLITSGNEPTRERIQSQADRARFDDTTKCILCACCTTSCPVYWSDGSYFGPAAIVNAHRFIFDSRDEGAAERLDILNDKEGVWRCRTTFNCTDACPRGIQVTKAIQEVKRALLFARN; encoded by the coding sequence ATGTCCGCACCTGTCATGGACAAGGACGCACCCGCGCTGCCGCCCGTTCCCGAGGGCGCTGTCATGGTCACCCTCAAGATCGCCCGGATGAACCCGGAGGACGGCCAGGGATCGCACTGGGATTCCTTCCAGGTCCCGGCGCTGCCGACCGACCGTCTGCTGAACCTGCTGCTGTACGTGAAGGGCTACCTGGACGGCACGCTGACGTTCCGTCGGTCCTGTGCGCACGGCGTGTGCGGTTCGGACGCGATGCGGGTCAACGGCGTCAACCGTCTCGCCTGCAAGATCCTGATGAAGGACCTGCTGCCGGCCAACGGCCAGCCGGTCACCATCACGATCGAGCCGATCAAGGGTCTTCCGGTGGAGAAGGACCTGGTCGTCGACATGGAGCCGTTCTTCGACGCGTTCCGTGCCGTCAAGCCGTTCCTGATCACGTCGGGCAACGAGCCGACGCGTGAGCGGATCCAGTCGCAGGCCGACCGGGCCCGTTTCGACGACACCACCAAGTGCATCCTGTGCGCATGCTGCACCACGTCGTGCCCGGTGTACTGGAGCGACGGCAGCTACTTCGGCCCGGCCGCGATCGTGAACGCACACCGCTTCATCTTCGACAGCCGTGACGAGGGTGCCGCCGAGCGTCTCGACATCCTGAACGACAAGGAAGGCGTGTGGCGCTGCCGCACCACCTTCAACTGCACCGACGCATGCCCCCGCGGCATCCAGGTGACGAAGGCGATCCAGGAAGTCAAGCGCGCGCTGCTGTTCGCCCGCAACTGA
- the yhjD gene encoding inner membrane protein YhjD, whose product MADAAPSFLDRQRAARPWLDHLVRAGGRYQQQKGDYYAAGITYFTILAIVPILMVAFAVAGFVLAGNADWLTEIQDQVSKSMPGGLGETINGLIDSAIESRASVGVLGLLGAAYAGLGWTANLRNALTAMWEHTHESTGFVTTKLRDFAALLGLGLAMLVTFGLSALSNGPIAKQVVDWLGLENVTGIGVVLRIASLVIGLLATWALLTWVIARMPREPVTVRSAARAGFFAAIVFEIFRQVGAIYLASVSQGPAGVAFGPILGLLVFSNLTARLILFATAWAATARENLENAFVPPPDPAVIRPRVQIRDGVSAKEAAALTGAGALAALGLAGLWRRRGE is encoded by the coding sequence ATGGCCGACGCCGCACCCAGCTTTCTCGACCGGCAACGAGCGGCGCGGCCGTGGCTCGACCACCTGGTGCGGGCCGGTGGGCGCTACCAGCAGCAGAAGGGCGACTACTACGCCGCCGGGATCACCTATTTCACGATCCTGGCGATCGTCCCGATCCTGATGGTGGCGTTCGCCGTCGCCGGTTTCGTGCTCGCCGGCAACGCCGACTGGCTCACCGAGATCCAGGACCAGGTGAGCAAGAGCATGCCCGGCGGTCTCGGGGAGACGATCAACGGTCTCATCGACTCGGCGATCGAATCGCGGGCCTCCGTCGGTGTCCTGGGCCTGCTCGGTGCCGCCTACGCGGGACTCGGCTGGACCGCGAACCTGCGGAACGCGCTCACCGCGATGTGGGAGCACACCCACGAATCGACCGGCTTCGTCACCACCAAACTCCGGGACTTCGCCGCCCTCCTCGGTCTCGGACTGGCGATGCTGGTCACCTTCGGCCTGTCCGCGCTGAGCAACGGGCCCATTGCGAAACAGGTCGTCGACTGGCTCGGGCTCGAGAACGTCACCGGAATCGGCGTCGTCCTGCGGATCGCGTCGCTCGTGATCGGCCTGCTCGCGACGTGGGCGCTGCTGACATGGGTGATCGCGCGGATGCCCCGCGAACCCGTCACCGTCCGCAGCGCCGCCCGCGCCGGATTCTTCGCGGCGATCGTCTTCGAGATCTTCCGGCAGGTGGGAGCGATCTACCTGGCGTCCGTCAGCCAGGGGCCGGCCGGTGTCGCCTTCGGCCCCATCCTCGGTCTGCTCGTGTTCAGCAACCTCACCGCCCGGCTCATCCTGTTCGCGACCGCGTGGGCGGCCACCGCCCGCGAGAACCTCGAGAACGCGTTCGTGCCGCCACCGGACCCGGCCGTCATCCGGCCCCGAGTCCAGATCCGGGACGGTGTCTCCGCGAAGGAGGCGGCCGCCCTCACCGGTGCGGGGGCCCTCGCCGCGCTCGGGCTCGCCGGACTGTGGCGCCGGCGCGGGGAGTGA
- a CDS encoding exodeoxyribonuclease III: MPHIITTVNVNGVRAAARKGLLAWLAGSQADVVCLQETRATDDQLRDTLAPALDAGWHIASAEPAAKGRNGVAVLSRRPADAVRIGFGDDEFADAGRYLEADFDDLTVGSLYLPTGEADTPKQEQKQRFMTSFAAHLGRSAEAAAAAGRDVLVCGDWNIAHTERDIKNWKGNVKKSGFLPEERAWVGALLADGTWTDVVRRLHPDVDGPYSWWSYRGKAFDTDAGWRIDYHLTTPALAERAKEAVVERADTYAERWSDHAPVTVQFR, encoded by the coding sequence GTGCCCCACATCATCACCACCGTGAACGTCAACGGCGTCCGCGCCGCGGCCCGCAAGGGACTGCTCGCATGGCTCGCCGGCTCCCAGGCCGACGTCGTCTGCCTGCAGGAGACCCGCGCCACCGACGACCAGCTGCGCGACACCCTCGCCCCGGCCCTGGACGCCGGCTGGCACATCGCCTCCGCGGAACCGGCCGCGAAGGGCCGCAACGGGGTGGCGGTGCTGTCCCGGCGGCCCGCCGACGCCGTGCGCATCGGCTTCGGGGACGACGAGTTCGCCGACGCCGGCCGCTACCTCGAGGCCGACTTCGACGACCTCACCGTCGGCAGCCTGTACCTGCCGACGGGGGAGGCCGACACCCCCAAACAGGAGCAGAAGCAGCGGTTCATGACGTCGTTCGCCGCGCATCTGGGCCGCAGTGCCGAGGCCGCGGCCGCCGCGGGACGGGACGTACTCGTGTGCGGCGACTGGAACATCGCCCACACCGAGCGGGACATCAAGAACTGGAAGGGCAACGTCAAGAAGTCCGGGTTCCTGCCGGAGGAGCGGGCCTGGGTGGGAGCACTGCTGGCCGACGGCACCTGGACCGACGTCGTCCGCCGCCTGCACCCGGACGTCGACGGCCCCTACTCGTGGTGGTCGTACCGCGGCAAAGCGTTCGACACCGACGCCGGCTGGCGCATCGACTACCACCTCACCACCCCGGCGCTCGCCGAGCGGGCCAAGGAGGCCGTCGTCGAACGCGCCGACACGTACGCCGAGCGCTGGTCCGACCATGCCCCCGTCACGGTCCAGTTCCGCTGA
- the sdhC gene encoding succinate dehydrogenase, cytochrome b556 subunit — MSSTTEAAPAKERTRSLYRGDPGMWSWVLHRITGVATFFFLFVHVLDTALVRVNPDTYDRVIETYKNPLVGLMELALVAMVLYHALNGLRVMLVDFWSKGPQYQRVMLWVIIAVWFVVMIPGAGRIFYNMFAGH, encoded by the coding sequence ATGAGCAGCACGACGGAAGCCGCTCCCGCGAAGGAGCGCACCCGGTCGCTTTACCGGGGCGACCCCGGCATGTGGTCCTGGGTTCTACACCGGATCACCGGCGTCGCAACATTCTTCTTCCTATTCGTCCACGTCCTGGACACCGCGCTGGTGCGCGTCAACCCGGACACGTACGACCGAGTCATCGAGACCTACAAGAACCCCCTTGTCGGTCTCATGGAGCTCGCCCTGGTCGCGATGGTGCTCTACCACGCGCTCAACGGCCTGCGCGTGATGCTCGTCGACTTCTGGTCGAAGGGCCCGCAGTACCAGCGCGTGATGCTCTGGGTGATCATCGCGGTCTGGTTCGTGGTCATGATCCCGGGCGCCGGTCGCATCTTCTACAACATGTTTGCGGGGCACTGA